One Deinococcus sp. LM3 genomic region harbors:
- the pgm gene encoding phosphoglucomutase (alpha-D-glucose-1,6-bisphosphate-dependent), with translation MTLSELAGKRAPRSLLTNIPRLVAHYYETRPLPSDPLQRVAFGTSGHRGNSIAGTFNEMHILAIAQAVAEYRAQAGITGPLYMGLDTHALSEPAWMTALEVLIANGVRVRVQPGLFTPTPLVSHAILEHNRAGVDGVADGIVITPSHNPPQDGGFKYNPPSGGPADTDVTKVVQARANQIMEDELRDVQRVSLEDAMAALEEFDFITPYVTQLPDVIDLDVIRASGVRIGVDPLGGSSLPVWQAIGAAHDLNLTIVNDVIDPSFAFMSVDRDGKIRMDCSSPHAMAGLLALKGDFDVAIGNDPDADRHGIVTADGLMNPNHYLAVMIEYLFQNRPGWREGAAIGKTLVSSALIDRVGASIGRRVVEVPVGFKYFVAGLQDGSFGFGGEESAGASFLRRDGRAWSTDKDGLIPGLLAAEMTARTGQTPSARFADLTARLGATAYDRQDAPATPDQKKILGSLSPEQVTATTLGGDPITAKLTRAPGNDEAIGGLKVTTDEAWFAARPSGTEDVYKIYAESFRGADHLKQVMNEARDVVAAALGGQ, from the coding sequence ATGACCCTCAGCGAACTGGCCGGTAAACGCGCTCCCCGGAGCCTGCTGACGAACATTCCCCGTCTGGTGGCCCACTACTACGAGACCCGCCCGCTGCCCAGCGACCCCCTGCAACGCGTGGCGTTCGGCACCAGCGGCCACCGTGGCAACAGCATCGCCGGAACCTTCAACGAGATGCACATCCTGGCCATCGCGCAGGCCGTCGCGGAGTACCGCGCGCAGGCCGGGATCACCGGGCCGCTGTACATGGGCCTGGACACGCACGCCCTGTCCGAACCCGCCTGGATGACCGCGCTGGAAGTCCTGATCGCCAACGGCGTGCGCGTGCGCGTGCAGCCCGGCCTGTTCACGCCCACGCCCCTGGTCAGCCACGCCATCCTGGAACACAACCGCGCGGGCGTGGACGGCGTGGCCGACGGGATCGTGATCACGCCCAGCCACAACCCCCCACAGGACGGCGGCTTCAAGTACAACCCGCCCAGCGGCGGCCCGGCCGACACCGACGTCACGAAAGTCGTGCAGGCCCGCGCCAACCAGATCATGGAAGACGAACTGCGCGACGTGCAGCGCGTCTCGCTGGAAGACGCCATGGCGGCCCTGGAGGAATTCGACTTCATCACGCCCTACGTCACGCAACTGCCGGACGTGATCGACCTGGATGTCATCCGCGCCAGTGGCGTGCGGATCGGCGTGGACCCGCTGGGCGGCAGCAGCCTCCCGGTCTGGCAGGCCATCGGGGCGGCGCACGACCTGAACCTGACCATCGTGAACGACGTGATCGACCCCAGCTTCGCGTTCATGAGCGTGGACCGCGACGGCAAGATCCGCATGGACTGCTCCAGCCCCCACGCCATGGCGGGCCTGCTGGCCCTGAAAGGCGACTTCGACGTGGCCATCGGGAACGACCCGGACGCCGACCGGCACGGCATCGTCACCGCCGACGGCCTGATGAACCCCAACCACTACCTCGCCGTGATGATCGAGTACCTGTTCCAGAACCGTCCCGGCTGGCGCGAAGGCGCCGCCATCGGCAAGACCCTGGTCAGCAGCGCCCTGATCGACCGGGTGGGCGCCAGCATCGGCCGCCGCGTCGTGGAGGTGCCGGTGGGCTTCAAGTACTTCGTGGCGGGCCTGCAGGACGGCTCCTTCGGCTTCGGCGGCGAGGAGAGCGCCGGGGCCAGCTTCCTGCGCCGTGACGGCCGCGCCTGGAGTACCGACAAGGACGGCCTGATCCCCGGCCTGCTCGCCGCCGAGATGACCGCCCGCACCGGCCAGACCCCCAGCGCGCGCTTCGCGGACCTGACCGCCCGCCTGGGCGCGACCGCCTACGACCGCCAGGACGCGCCCGCCACGCCCGACCAGAAGAAGATTCTGGGCAGCCTCTCGCCCGAGCAGGTCACCGCCACCACGCTGGGCGGCGACCCCATCACCGCGAAACTCACCCGCGCGCCCGGCAACGACGAGGCCATCGGCGGCCTGAAAGTCACCACCGACGAGGCCTGGTTCGCCGCGCGCCCCAGCGGCACCGAGGACGTGTACAAGATCTACGCCGAGAGCTTCCGGGGCGCCGACCACCTGAAACAGGTCATGAACGAGGCCCGCGACGTGGTCGCCGCCGCGCTGGGAGGGCAGTGA
- the murJ gene encoding murein biosynthesis integral membrane protein MurJ → MLGTLGSRLSGILRQMALNNLFSVTLVEAFNTAVTIPNLLRELLAEGALVNSFIPVYKTLDDAERRKLAQAFSGVLIAVNLLLMAAGILAAPYLVDLLLAGQSNIDRELALFMTRMVMPFLMLISLSAIAMGLLNADEHFRESSFAPVAFNIASIAALVLLPKQAEWLAFGWLIGGAAQLLVQLPALHRFGLLPTPALRGHPAVGRVLRQMAPFTLTAGARQFLNVYVLRLLSDARLFDSGTQAGYFNAQALFTTVNGLFVVSPVLAVFPRFSQAAAEKNWPQFRALTASTIRTTTFLAAPMSALIIALAPHVISVINTHAPRTPEETVKFLAGAGILSSWSLALVPWALVTVLLRTFYARERTREAVTISAIGFVLEVGLYRLLVPSLGLIGFGLSTTISGLLMTAALIILYRRAVGFPAREVTGHLLRVVPLAAVSGGVAWLIARAVPIEPGFILTSIPVLALAGGAGLAVYLGGALALRMPEVAAVTRRLKR, encoded by the coding sequence ATGCTCGGCACGCTCGGCTCACGCCTGAGCGGCATCCTGCGCCAGATGGCCCTGAACAACCTGTTCAGCGTGACGCTGGTCGAGGCGTTCAACACGGCCGTCACGATCCCGAACCTGCTGCGCGAACTGCTGGCCGAGGGCGCGCTCGTCAACTCGTTCATCCCGGTGTACAAGACCCTGGACGATGCCGAGCGCAGAAAGCTGGCGCAGGCGTTCAGCGGCGTACTGATCGCCGTGAACCTGCTGCTGATGGCGGCGGGCATCCTGGCCGCCCCGTACCTCGTGGACCTGCTGCTGGCCGGGCAGTCGAACATCGACCGGGAGCTGGCGCTGTTCATGACCCGCATGGTCATGCCGTTCCTGATGCTGATCAGCCTGTCCGCCATCGCCATGGGGCTGCTGAATGCCGACGAGCACTTCCGGGAAAGCAGTTTCGCGCCCGTGGCGTTCAACATTGCCAGCATCGCGGCGCTGGTGCTGCTGCCCAAGCAGGCCGAGTGGCTGGCCTTCGGCTGGCTGATCGGGGGCGCCGCGCAACTCCTGGTGCAGTTGCCCGCCCTGCACCGCTTCGGACTGCTGCCCACCCCGGCCCTGAGGGGGCACCCGGCGGTGGGGCGCGTGCTGCGCCAGATGGCCCCGTTCACCCTGACGGCCGGGGCGCGGCAGTTCCTGAACGTGTACGTGCTGCGGCTGCTGTCCGACGCGCGGCTGTTCGATTCCGGCACGCAGGCCGGGTACTTCAACGCCCAGGCGCTGTTCACCACCGTGAACGGCCTGTTCGTCGTCTCACCTGTCCTGGCCGTCTTCCCGCGCTTCTCGCAGGCTGCCGCCGAGAAGAACTGGCCGCAGTTCCGCGCACTCACCGCCAGCACCATCCGCACCACCACGTTCCTGGCCGCGCCCATGAGCGCCCTGATCATTGCGCTGGCCCCCCACGTGATCAGCGTCATCAACACCCACGCTCCCCGCACTCCGGAGGAAACCGTGAAATTCCTGGCCGGGGCGGGCATCCTGAGCAGCTGGTCTCTGGCTCTGGTCCCGTGGGCGCTGGTCACGGTGCTGCTACGCACCTTCTACGCGCGTGAACGCACCCGTGAGGCCGTGACGATCAGCGCCATCGGCTTCGTGCTGGAGGTCGGGCTGTACCGCCTGCTGGTACCCAGCCTGGGCCTGATCGGCTTCGGCCTGAGCACCACCATCAGCGGCCTGCTGATGACGGCCGCGCTGATCATCCTGTACCGCCGCGCCGTGGGCTTCCCAGCGCGCGAGGTGACGGGCCATCTGCTGCGCGTCGTGCCACTGGCTGCCGTCTCGGGCGGCGTGGCGTGGCTGATCGCGCGGGCCGTGCCGATCGAACCGGGCTTCATCCTGACCAGCATTCCCGTGCTGGCCCTGGCGGGCGGGGCGGGCCTCGCCGTGTACCTGGGCGGCGCGCTGGCCCTGAGAATGCCGGAAGTGGCGGCGGTGACGCGGCGACTGAAACGCTGA